A section of the Phaseolus vulgaris cultivar G19833 chromosome 8, P. vulgaris v2.0, whole genome shotgun sequence genome encodes:
- the LOC137824826 gene encoding uncharacterized protein, whose amino-acid sequence MAKLAEANQEKGKIAAELGQVQAESKKVAEDLLQAQETIAKLKKQAEELEQQNEGLKKQAEELKKQIEELNLNRDKASQELSETAAELARVRKENSGLKEKAEELELEVTQVREENSGFKTKIDELQLEAAQVLTSGFGAALEQFACKYPDLDLSEFSVYNKVVDGKIVPPIDLSP is encoded by the exons atggctaagcttGCTGAAGCCAACCAAGAAAAGGGGAAGATtgctgctgaactgggccaggtgcaggcagaatccaagaaggttgctgaagaccttcttcaagctcaggaaaccatcgcaaaactcaagaagcaagctgagGAGCTagagcagcagaacgaggggctgaagaaacaagctgaagaactcaagaaacagattgaagaacttaatctga ATCGGGATAAGGCCTCCCAGGAACTTAGTGAAACTGCTGCTGAGCTTGCTCGAGTTCGCAAGGAGAACAGCGGGCTTAAGGAGAAGGCCGAGGAGCTCGAGCTTGAAGTCACCCaggttcgtgaagagaacagtgggttcaagacgaagatcgacgagcttcagctTGAGGCTGCCCAGGTTCTAACTTCCGGCTTTGGCGCTgctttggagcagtttgcttgcaaatATCCGGACCTCGATCTTTCTGAGTTCTCAGTGTACAACAAGGTGGTGGACGGCAAGATCGTGCCCCCGATTGACTTATCTCCTTGA